One window of the Sciurus carolinensis chromosome 8, mSciCar1.2, whole genome shotgun sequence genome contains the following:
- the LOC124991082 gene encoding olfactory receptor 2A1/2A42-like codes for MEENQTMVTEFILLGFCLGPRIHFVLFGIFFLFYACTLLGNGAILGLICLDPRLHTPMYFFLSHLAMVDIAYACNTVPRMLLNLLDPAMPISFGGCMTQTFLFLTFAHTECLLLVVMSYDRYVAICQPLRYSAIMGWRVCITLVATSWAGGSLLALVHEVLLLKLPFCGPHKINHFFCEILSVLKLACADTRLNQVVIFAASVFILVGPLCWVLASYMRILLAILRIQSGEGRRKAFSTCSSHLCVVGLFFGSAIVMYMAPQSRHPEEQQKVLFLFYSFFNPMLNPLIYSLRNAEVKGALRRVLCKGHSQLL; via the coding sequence ATGGAGGAAAATCAGACAATGGTCACAGAGTTCATCCTACTGGGATTTTGTCTTGGCCCAAGgattcattttgtactttttggaattttcttcctcttctacgCCTGCACCCTGCTGGGGAATGGGGCCATCCTGGGCCTCATCTGCCTGGACCCCAGActgcacacgcccatgtacttcttcctctcccacctgGCCATGGTCGACATCGCCTATGCCTGCAACACGGTGCCCCGGATGCTGCTGAACCTCCTGGACCCAGCCATGCCCATCTCCTTCGGGGGCTGCATGACCCAGACCTTTCTCTTTTTGACTTTTGCACACACAGAATGTCTCCTCCTGGTGGTGATGTCCTATGATcggtatgtggccatctgccaacCCCTTCGATATTCTGCCATCATGGGCTGGAGAGTCTGCATCACTCTGGTAGCTACTTCTTGGGCAGGTGGCTCCCTCCTGGCTCTGGTCCACGAGGTCCTCCTCCTGAAGCTGCCCTTCTGTGGGCCTCACAAGAtcaaccacttcttctgtgagatcctgtctgtcCTCAAGCTGGCCTGTGCTGACACCAGGCTCAACCAAGTCGTCATCTTTGCTGCTTCTGTGTTCATCTTGGTGGGGcccctgtgctgggtgctggcgTCCTACATGCGCATCCTGCTGGCCATCCTAAGGATCCAGTCAGGGGAGGGCCGCaggaaggccttctccacctgctcctcccacctctgcgTGGTGGGGCTCTTCTTTGGCAGTGCCATCGTCATGTACATGGCCCCCCAGTCCCGCCACCCTGAGGAGCAGCAGAAGGtccttttcctattttacagttttttcaaccccatgctgaaccccctgatctacagcctgaggaacgcAGAGGTCAAGGGGGCCCTGCGGAGAGTACTGTGCAAAGGTCATTCCCAGCTGCTCTGA
- the LOC124991092 gene encoding olfactory receptor 13, with the protein MRNNMTSITEFLLLGFPLGPRMQVLLFGLFSLFYTFTLLGNGAILGLICLDPRLRMPMYFFLSHLAMVDIAYACNTVPWMLLNLLDPAMPISFGGCMTQTFLFLTFAITECLLLVAMSYDRYVAICQPLRYSAIMSWRVCITLAVTSWTIGVLLSLIHLMLLLPLPFCMSPKIDHFFCEIMAVLKLACADTHINKNMVLAGAVSVLVGPLSSIVVSYVCILCAILRIQSREGQRKAFSTCSSHLCVVGLFYGTAIITYVGPGYGNPKEQKKYLLLFHSLFNPMLNPLIYSLRNSEVKNSLKRVLGIGRAM; encoded by the coding sequence ATGAGAAACAATATGACATCCATCACAGAGTTCCTCCTCCTGGGATTTCCACTTGGCCCAAGGATGCAGGTGCTCCTCTTTGgactcttctccctcttctacACCTTCACCCTGCTGGGGAATGGGGCCATCCTGGGACTCATCTGCCTGGACCCCAGACTGCGcatgcccatgtacttcttcctctcccacctgGCCATGGTGGACATCGCCTATGCCTGCAACACGGTGCCCTGGATGCTGCTGAACCTCCTGGACCCAGCCATGCCCATCTCCTTCGGGGGCTGCATGACTCAGACCTTTCTCTTTTTGACTTTTGCTATTACAGAATGTCTCCTCCTGGTAGCGATGTCCTATGATcggtatgtggccatctgccaacCCCTTCGATATTCTGCCATCATGAGTTGGAGAGTCTGCATCACCCTGGCAGTCACTTCCTGGACCATTGGAGTTCTCCTGTCCCTGATTCATCTAATGTTACTCCTACCATTGCCCTTCTGTATGTCCCCAAAAATCGatcattttttctgtgaaatcatggctgttctcaaacttgcctGTGCAGATACCCACATCAATAAGAACATGGTCTTGGCTGGGGCAGTGTCTGTGCTGGTGGGGCCACTCTCCTCAATTGTGGTATCATATGTGTGCATCCTCTGTGCCATCCTGAGGATCCAGTCAAGGGAGGGTCAAAgaaaagccttctccacctgctcctcccacctctgtGTGGTGGGGCTCTTCTATGGTACAGCCATCATCACATATGTTGGGCCCGGTTATGGAAACCCAAAGGAGCAGAAGAAATATCTCCTACTGTTTCACAGTCTTTTCAATCCCATGCTCAACCCCCTGATTTACAGTCTCAGAAACTCAGAAGTGAAGAATTCTTTGAAGAGGGTGCTGGGAATAGGGAGAGCTATGTGA
- the LOC124991081 gene encoding olfactory receptor 2A2-like — MGGNQSWVTEFILVGFQLRAEMEVFLLWSFSLLYIFSLLANGVILGLICLDPRLHTPMYFFLSHLAVLDLSYASNNVPKMLANLMNQRRTISFVPCIMQTFLYLAFAATECLILVAMSYDRYVAICHPLHYAVIMSWRVCTALAVTSWSCGFVLSLVHTVLLLRLPFCGPREVNHLFCEILSVLKLACADPRINRVVILATCVFVLVGPLCLMLVSYTHILLAILRIQSGEGRRKAFSTCSSHLCVVGLFFGIAMVVYMIPDSHRREEQEKMLSLFHSLFNPVLNPLIYSLRNSQVKGAFHRALQKRSQ; from the coding sequence ATGGGAGGCAACCAGTCATGGGTCACAGAATTCATCTTGGTGGGATTCCAGCTCAGAGCAGAGATGGAGGTGTTCCTCCTCTGGAGCTTCTCCCTGTTGTATATCTTCAGCCTGCTGGCCAATGGCGTGATCCTGGGACTCATCTGCCTGGACCCCAGACTGCACacccccatgtatttcttcctctcaCACCTGGCTGTCCTTGACCTGTCCTACGCTTCTAACAATGTCCCTAAGATGCTGGCAAACCTCATGAACCAAAGAAGAACCATCTCCTTTGTTCCGTGCATAATGCAGACATTCCTATACTTGGCATTTGCTGCTACCGAGTGCTTGATATTGGTGGCCATGTCCTATGATcggtatgtggccatctgccacccacTACATTATGCTGTCATCATGAGCTGGAGAGTGTGCACAGCCCTGGCGGTCACTTCCTGGTCATGTGGATTTGTTCTCTCCCTAGTGCACACAGTTCTCCTCCTGAGGCTGCCCTTCTGTGGGCCCCGAGAAGTCAACCACCTGttctgtgagatcctgtctgtcCTCAAGCTGGCCTGTGCTGACCCCCGGATCAACCGAGTGGTCATCCTTGCGACCTGTGTGTTTGTCTTAGTGGGGCCTCTGTGCTTAATGCTGGTCTCCTACACACACATCCTGCTGGCCATCCTGAGGATCCAGTCAGGGGAGGGCCGCAgaaaggccttctccacctgctcctcccacctctgcgTGGTCGGGCTCTTCTTCGGAATAGCGATGGTGGTTTACATGATCCCAGACTCCCATCGGCGAGAGGAGCAGGAGAAAATGCTGTCGCTCTTTCACAGTCTCTTTAACCCAGTGCTGAATCCCcttatctacagcctgaggaactcGCAGGTGAAGGGTGCCTTCCACAGAGCTTTGCAGAAGAGGTCCCAGTGA